The Anomalospiza imberbis isolate Cuckoo-Finch-1a 21T00152 unplaced genomic scaffold, ASM3175350v1 scaffold_175, whole genome shotgun sequence genome includes the window tctttgacctcacagcttgctctgctctgtgatgtcacacaggcatgctctgatgtcacagcctgctctgtgatgtcacataataaacctgggatgtcacagcctactatatgatgtcacaacctggtctgtgatgtcacataatcacagaattgctgggttggaagagacctttaagatcatcaagtctaacccatgccctaacaccacctcagctaaaccatggcactgagtgccacatccagtcttttttcaaacacatcccatggtggtgactccaccacctccctggacagacaattccagtactttatcaccctttccataaaaaacttttcccctaatatccaacctaaatttcccttggtgcagcttaagacactgtcctctggtcccgtcagttgctgtgaggagagagaccgacccccacctgactgcaaccacctttcagggagtgtggagagtgataaggtcacctctgagtcttctccaggataaacaaccccagctccctcagtcattcctcacaggacttgtgttccaggcCCCTCatcagccttgttgcccttctctggacatgctccagcctgtccatgtccttcctaaattggggagcccagaactggacacagcactcgaggaacggtgccagtacaggggaagaatgccaagtacatcagtgccaagtacagaggaagaatgacctccctgctcctgctggccacaccattcctgatccaggccaggagccactggccttcttggccacctgggcacactgctggctcatgtccagcctgctgtcgaccagtgcccccaggaccctttctgcctgggcactgtccagccacaccgtccccagcctagagcagtgcagggggttattgtggccaaaatgcaggactgggcacatggatttattaaatttaaacttattgAACTCTGCCATCTATCCAGcggttccaggtgtccctgcagagccctcctaccttccaacagatggacacacgctcccagcttagtgccATCTGCAGTtctactaatgaaagcctcaatcccctcatccatgacatcaataaaaatattgaacagagctggcccagcacagagccctgagggacagcactggtgactgtccccagctggatgcagcaccgctcaccaccactctctgggccggccatccagccagttctgaacccagcacagagtgctcctgtcccagccgtgggctgcagcttttccaggagtgtgctgagggagacagtgccaaaggccttgctggagtccaaacagacacatccacagcctttcctgcgTCCACgaggagggtcacctggtcatagaagggGATCAGGTTGGCCAGACACAACCTAGCCCTGCTgaacccctgctggctgggtctgataccctggccatcctggaagtgctgtgtgatggcactcagtgtgaactgttccatgaccttaccaggtactgaggtcaggctgactggcctggaattaccaggatcctccttcccacccttgctgtgaatgggtgtcacattgggcagcttccagtcatctgggacctcaccagtgagccaggactgctggtaaatgatggagagcggcttcacaagctcatctgcccGCTCCctatcaccctggggtggatcccatctggtcccatggatttatgaacatccaagcagctcagcagttctctgatggcctcctcttggaCAACagtgtcccactctgctccctgaccctatcaaccagcccaggaggacagttgtcctgaaggaaaatcattttctcacaaaaaactgaagcaaaaaatGGCAataagcacctctgccttctcctcatctgcagttattaaattcccttccacatctaataaaaaACATAgattggtcttacccttcctttaaccattgatatatttataaaaacatttttattatcctttacagaaGGTGCCATTTTAAGTTCGAACTGAGCTTtagcctccctaatttctttccttcatgccccagcaagccccttaaatacttcctgagagacctgaccctccttccaaagatgatacatcctccttttattcctaagttccttcaaaacctcctttccCATCCACACTGGACGTTTGCCTAGTTGACTCGTCTTTCGGCACACAAGGAAAGTCTcttcctgtgccctcgagatctctgttttgaagcttcccacctttcctgaactcctttgttttcaagggctgcttcccaaggaactctctgaataagtctcctaaataggccaaagtctgaCCTctgaagtccaatgtaaaagtcttattagtgttcctcctgacttcaccaaatattgagaattttataatttcatgatcacgGTGCCCCAAGcggcctccaaccaccacatctcccaccaacCCTTCcctatttacaaacaacagatccaacatagtccctctcctggtgagctcactcaccagctacgacaaaaaattgtcctccacaaactctaaaaatttcctggactggcTCTTTgctgctgtattgagttcccagcagatgtccagcagatTGAAatcacctacaagaacaagggctcatgatccagaaacattctctagctgcttatagaatgagttgtccacctcttcttcctggttgggtaGCTGATaccagactcccagtaggatgtcagccttgttggccttccccgTAATTCTCACCTATAGAAATTCAGCTCCATCAGCATTAGTTTCAACATCCGTAgcatcaaaagcctccctaatgtaaagggGCCATCCCttcacctcttctccctttcctgtctctcctgaagagcttgcagccatccagtgcagcgctccagccatgtgagtcgtcccaccctgtttctgtgatggcaatgacatcatagctctgctgctgcaccttggcctccagctcttctggtttgttacccatgctgtgtgcattggtgtacatgcacctcagctgggctgctgatttcatccctagctcaggcttaccacccacgagcctccttccagacaacccagctgcatcccgttccccttcagacctagtttaaagccctctcaacaagttctgacaGTTCATAAGCTAAAATTcctctgcccttcacagaaagatggagcctgtctggtccaagcaggccaggtgctgtaaaagttgccccatgattaaaaaatatgaaattttgtcgatgacaccaaccctcaAGCAACTCATTggtaatgtgagctctccttttgctttcaccatttttctcagactccaaagggactgaggaaaagactgtctgtgcccctgtcctattaaccacctgacccaatgccctaaagtcccttttaattgccctgacactcctcttttcaatctcatcgctgccagcctggggtatcagcagtgggtaataatcagagggctgaatcagcccaggcagtgtgtcagtgatatcccgtacccgggccccagggaggcagcagacctctctgtggggtgggtctggtcgacatatggggccctctgttcccctcagaagggagtcacccaccacaaTTACCCTTCtgtcctttttgatgttagaggtgctgatctgtctcacagatgaatcataattgggaggctcactgggcagataattttcttctaaaccatctggctgattctccagatccaggggatcatacagaatctgaagtggcacctggcttgggagagggggttgggagggatttttattattacctccttgagtaggtacccactcccactccccttcatcggccaggtgtccttctatagcctgacagtgggaggtgcgggagacagcaggaaccaaggagagcattgctgccctgccagacctcatggaaccaaggatccattgtgacactgcagggccctggggcaccacggtgccattgtgacactgcagggcccaaggatccaaggaactttgtgacaccaaagaaacatggtgacactgggaggcctcatggagccgtggtgacaccaagttgtctggcggtgttgatctgctggacTTAGGAGGGCTCttcacagggacctggacaggctggatccaggggccaGATCCAccaaggtgaggtttaacaagtccaagtgccaggtcctgcaccttggccacaacaacccctgcagcgcttcaggctggggacagagtggctggacagcagccaggcagaaagggacctgcagggactgatggacagcaggctggacatgagccagcagtgttcccaggtggccaagaaggccaatggctcctggcctggatcaggaatggtgtggccagcaggatcagggcagggattcttcccctgtgctgggcactggttgggcagcacctcgagtgctgtgtccagttctgggccccccaatttagcaaggacctggaggggctgggtcgtgtccagagaagggcaacaaggctggtgaggggtctggagcacaagtcctgtgaggagcggctgagggagctggggttgttgatcctggagaagaggaggctcaggggagacaaggcgGTCTCAGGgaaaaggttggacttgatgatctccaaggtcttttccagccttgctgattctgggattctatgaaaccacccttggagcagttgcaggaggagccctgggcctcctcttcagaagctccagcagcccacgttcctcagcttctcctcacagccccacagcccatcctgtcagtcctgcagagcctctgcagcccctcctcactgcccagaacaggcagccccacagccagacacagcagcccagatgtgcccccctggcctgggctgcctctggcaagggagcagcacgaggcactgcaggagcctgcagacaattcctgcagcacttgtgggatgatcctgctccccaagggacgaTCCCATGGTGCCaggtcaggaactggaatggggagtggggccagagaggaaagggcaaacagggatgggatgtttgcaggggagggaacaggggtgggcaatgggaagaaatttgtagcaggaagagtaaagaaaccaaaggagaagccaaggaaatgctcagggcagtttgggggtggctgccaggcagccctggctctgagcaacagcgtctgcagtgggacaggaaactcccagctgatgggaacaaactttctggctggctgcagaggccaggacaaagctgagtggtttccctggcgtgccccagcccttcctggccccaggggctgatggcatttgtgctccctcaggttcctgtccccacagcagcagcatgggggtgctcccgcctgctgtgtgcaatgcaaacgGGGttcctgagccagtgctgccgtggctgtgcctgcaaggatgcggcacctgtgtgagctgggggagaggccagggctgcagaggggggatgttgttggcagctccatgaggacgctctgggacgctgccctgggctgtccagcgcactggggatggatcagcccctgctctgctgctccttcccgtctcccccagggcccttgcagagcaccagccatgctgtttgcccccagcctgcccacggccagcctggggctgctcacgggggttttctgtgctgagcattggcctggccgtgttcttgagagagcctgggcaaggagcctggagcccccaggccctggcctgaggcgtcagcgctgccccagcagtgcccatgggctgtccctgctgcagccccggcactgccacccccaggactgtgcccggccccgagagcactcaggccctgcagcaacaccagggccaccagggcagcggggcagggccacgggagcagcactggcaacaccaagtgctgctgctgctaggCACAGCCGCTCTgccagcttctgctgctgctgggcacagctgctgtgccagcactgatctgccccagctctgcacacagacattgctgctgcagctccagagaaggcaacaaaagggcatctctgcagaaaactttgctgggataTTCTTGaattcctttaaagccaccatGAGCACAACCCCTCATTGGCACAGTCTGTGGACACGGGGTGgtgtaaagaaacaaaaggagaaatggcaaAATCAATGGCATTTCCTTGTggtcaatattaaaaaataaggcAAAGTAAAAAAACACACCCACTACCAAgccaacaagaagtatcaaaaattacttttattacaagtgatttgcagaaattggccagcagtttaatgtccctgaaagcatccagtcatcagtgtccacactgcagccttgagctcctggttcctcaggctgtagatgagggggttcagggctggaggcaccaccgagtacagaacggacaaggccagatccagggatggggaggacatggaggggggcttcaggtaggcaaacactgcagtgctgaggaacagagagaccacggccaggtgagggaggcaggtggaaaaggctttgtgccgtccctgctcagaggggatcctcagcacagccctgaagatctgcacataggagaaaacaatgaacacaaaacagccaaatgctGCACACACACTAACAGCAATAAGCCCAAGTTCCCTAAGAttggatttggagcaggagagcttgaggatctgtgggatttcacagaagaactggcccaggacattgccatggcacaggggcagggaaaatgtattggccgtgtgcagcagtgaatagagaaaggcactggcccaggcagctgctgccatgtgggcacaagctctgctgcccaggagggtcccgtagtgcaggggtttgcagatggacacgtagcggtcgtagcacatgatggtcaggagggaaagctctgctgagatgaagaaggcaaaaaaaaagagctgagcaacacatcctgagtaggagatggtgctggtgtcccagagggaattgtgcatggctttggggacagtggtgcagatggagccca containing:
- the LOC137466327 gene encoding olfactory receptor 14J1-like yields the protein MSNSSSISHFLLLALADTRQLQLLHFCLFLGISLAALLGNGLIISAVACGHHLHTPMFFFLLNLALSDLGSICTTVPKAMHNSLWDTSTISYSGCVAQLFFFAFFISAELSLLTIMCYDRYVSICKPLHYGTLLGSRACAHMAAAAWASAFLYSLLHTANTFSLPLCHGNVLGQFFCEIPQILKLSCSKSNLRELGLIAVSVCAAFGCFVFIVFSYVQIFRAVLRIPSEQGRHKAFSTCLPHLAVVSLFLSTAVFAYLKPPSMSSPSLDLALSVLYSVVPPALNPLIYSLRNQELKAAVWTLMTGCFQGH